The Vespula vulgaris chromosome 2, iyVesVulg1.1, whole genome shotgun sequence genome has a segment encoding these proteins:
- the LOC127061936 gene encoding bifunctional transcriptional activator/DNA repair enzyme Ada, giving the protein MITFRTISSETYKKNHDKFQIYYDFYDAPFGRCIIALTDTDKAILHFAFVVKDDIDALKDLENEWPMSKILKDSIQMISNIMKNIFNMSDEKEEESILILLKGTDFQIKVWKALMSIPKGKTTTYEQVAQIINKPKAVRAVATAIGKNRIAYLIPCHRVMGKDGSSKYSCGVKYKESILSYESNTC; this is encoded by the coding sequence ATGATTACCTTTCGAACTATATCTTCGGagacatataaaaaaaatcatgacaAGTTCCAAATCTATTATGATTTTTACGATGCACCTTTCGGAAGATGTATTATAGCTTTAACAGATACCGACAAAGCTATATTGCATTTTGCATTTGTTGTTAAGGATGACATTGATGCATTGAAAGATTTAGAAAATGAATGGCCTATGTCAAAAATACTAAAAGATTCTATTCAAATGATAagtaatattatgaaaaatatttttaatatgagcgatgaaaaagaagaggaatcaATATTGATACTTCTAAAGGGGAcagattttcaaataaaagtgTGGAAAGCTCTAATGTCTATACCAAAAGGTAAAACAACAACTTACGAACAGGTCGCTCAGATAATAAACAAACCGAAAGCTGTAAGAGCAGTTGCAACTGCTATAGGAAAGAATCGAATAGCATATTTAATACCATGTCATCGTGTTATGGGAAAAGATGGTAGTAGTAAATATAGTTGTGGAGTCAAATACAAAGAAAGTATTTTATCTTATGAAAGTAACAcatgttaa